TTGTCTTTGTTCATATTTATCTTTTAGCGTTTCAATCACTTCGCCAGCGCTATCGCATTCAAAATATCGTGAATTTTGAGTTCCTATTTTAAATTTGTCATTCGTCGGCAATCCATATTTCTGCATTCGTTCCGTAATACTTGGTAACTCTAGAATCTTAAAGCAAAAGAAAAACCTTTGATCATTTTTTGCAGAGCAACAGAAAGTTATATCCCCAACAGAAATTTTTATTTCTTCTCGTTCAGATTTGTCTTTGCCAAATTCTAGATACGCACGGTGACCTTCAATTCTTTTTTGGATATCTTCGGTTACGGCGTATATGTCATAAACATCTTCATGACTTTCGAGCCATTGCTGGCAAATCTTATCCATCACCTGGATTGCAAATTTTTTACTAGGCTCAATCTGGTTTAGCAGGTTTTCTAGATTGTGACATGTGTCGGCAACAGAAATCCTTTCGTCGGGATTTTTCAGAAGCATCTTCTTAATTAACAAGAATATGTCCGCATTGATTTTGTTCAAATAACGGTTGTTTTCAACGACATATTCAAAAATATGCTCTAGTGAGGAATAATCTTCATACTCTTTCGCAAAAGAAAATGAATCAAACTGCGATTCTAACAACATTTTGAGCATGCACAATCCAAGTGAAAATACATCACTGGCTTGGAAGCACTCATTTTGTTCTATTTGTTCAGGAGAATAAAATTTATTGTCTCTTTGAAATTTTAATGCGGCATAAATATAGCAGCGTCCAAAATCAAGCAGATAGGCGTTGTCGTTTCTATCAACAATAATGTTATGCGGGTTGATGTTTCCATGATACATTCCATTCTTATGTATGAAAGCGACTGCATTTACAATTTGTATGTAACATTTTATGAGCGAAGCGTAATTACTTCCGAACCATTGGGCTTTCAAATCCGAATATCCTTCGCCAAAATTCTTATCTACAAAATAAAAGTTTCTAGAATCTTCTTCTATCTTGAGATTGCTGATATTTTTATGAGAAACAGAATTAATTTGCTTGGCAATATCCGAATATTTCCCACAAGAAGGAGTCTTCGCAACGATTTCTATGCGATACTCGTTTCCATTGTATATGCCATATTTAAGGATATCGTTATCCTCTTTGATAATTTGATATTTGCCTAAGATTCTTGAACTCATTTTTTACCCATTATGATTCATCATTTTTAAATATACCTTATTCAATTGAAAACGAACAAATTCCATCAAATGAGAAAAAACGTTTTGGGCGGGTGGGTCGGGTAAGCCAGGGTGTTGCGGGTGCGGCGATTGAGCACCCGCTAGAAGGGGTAGCGGAAGCCCCGACTGGGTGTGGGTCATATAGAAGACGCCCACTCAAAAGAGTGGGCGTGATTATAAGGGCGGGTCGGGGCTGAAGCGAGGGGAAGGCTTTCCCCTCCATACACAAAAAAGACCGCAGCATTTATTGCTACGGTCTTTAATGTTCTAGATCCTTCGACTTCACGCCTTACGGCGTTCCGCTCAGGATGACTCGCTGATGCGTTCCCTTCGACAGGCTCAGGGAACTTAGCGAACGACCTGGCGATCAGCTTCGGTCATAGCGAGGAATTCCTGAACAGTCATAGCGCCCTTATCGCCTTCCTTACGCTTGTTTACGGAAACCTTGCCTTCGGCCATTTCCTTTTCGCCAACGATGATCTTGTACGGAACCTTCTGGAGTTCGCACTGACGGAACTTGTAGCCAAGCTTTTCGTTGGATTCGTCGATGTCGCAGCGGACGCCGGCGTTCACCAGTTCGCGTTCCACCTTGTGGGCGTATTCAGCGAACTTTTCAGAAATGGGGAGGACGCGTGCCTGGACCGGAGCCAACCACAGCGGGAAATCGCCCATGAATTCTTCGATAAGGATGCCGAGGAAACGTTCGATGGAACCCACGGCTGCACGGTGCAGCATAACGGGGATGTGCTTCTGGTTGTCCTTACCGACATATTCTGCACCGAGGCGCTGGGGCAGGTTGAAGTCCACCTGGATGGTACCGCACTGCCAATCACGGCCGAGGGAATCCTTCAGGGTGAATTCAAGCTTCGGGCCGTAGAAGGCGCCTTCGCCCGGGTTCAAGATGTAGTCGAGGCCAGCAAGCTTGGTGGCTTCTTCGAGAGCGGCTTCAGCCTTGTCCCAAAGTTCGTCAGAACCCACGCGGCGTTCCGGACGGGTGGAGAACTTCACCACGATGGAATCGAAACCGAAGTCGTGGTAGATTTCCTTCACGAGAGCGCAGAAGTCTGCCACTTCGGAAGCGATCTGTTCTTCGGTACAGAAGATATGAGCGTCATCCTGCACGAAGCCGCGGACGCGCATCAAACCGTGCATGGTACCGGCAGGTTCGTAACGGTGGCACTTACCGAATTCAGCAAGACGCATCGGGAGATCACGCCAGCTGCGGAGGCCGGTGTTGAAGATCTGAATGTGGCAGGGGCAGTTCATGGGCTTCACAGCCATTTCAACGTCGCCAGCCATGGTCTTGAACATGTTTTCGTTGTACTTGTCGGCGTGACCGGACTTGATCCACAAAGTCTTGTTCACGATTGGGATGCAAGCATCCCAGCTCTTCGGCTCGGCAATGCCCACGCAAGCGTGGTCACAGCTCTCGCCTTGCATCGCTGTCCGGAGTAATCACTTCCAGGTAGCCACGAAATCTGCTTATTATGGGCGTTCCCCGCACTATCGTGTGGGTCGGGCTATATTCTGGGGGTAATCGGCTGCGCTTACGCTTGCCACTCACCTCCCAGAACCAAGCCTCGCTTCGCGAGTCTTGGCCCCAAGGGGTCACTATCCCTAACGCAAATGCGAATAGTTTTGTTATATTAGAGACGACATAGTTTGGCTCCGGCCGAACGTTTGGAATTTATAGAGTTTTTGCTCTTATTCTCTGTCCTGAAACTACCACTTTCTAATGCACTTGAGAATAAGGCGAATGCTCACGTCCCATTTGGGGCGTGGGCCGTTCGTGCTTATTTTGTGCAAGGGTGTGGTAGCCCTCAGGACAGATAAGTGCTTTCGGTTCCACGCCTTTTTTTGTTTGGCCAAGCCGATGTCCTTTTGAATTTGAGTGGAAACAGATCACTTTTATTTGGAAGGACGATAATATGTCAAAGAAAAATTTCGGCACGAAGTGGTGGACTCTTAAACTGCAGGCAGGTACGAAAATTAGTGGAATTATTAAGATTGATTTCTCTAAATACATGAGTATAGTTGAGAAATGGCTCTTCATCAACATGTGTGGGTGGCTTCGCCACCCTTTTTTGTTGACTT
This genomic interval from Fibrobacter sp. contains the following:
- the thrS gene encoding threonine--tRNA ligase; its protein translation is MQGESCDHACVGIAEPKSWDACIPIVNKTLWIKSGHADKYNENMFKTMAGDVEMAVKPMNCPCHIQIFNTGLRSWRDLPMRLAEFGKCHRYEPAGTMHGLMRVRGFVQDDAHIFCTEEQIASEVADFCALVKEIYHDFGFDSIVVKFSTRPERRVGSDELWDKAEAALEEATKLAGLDYILNPGEGAFYGPKLEFTLKDSLGRDWQCGTIQVDFNLPQRLGAEYVGKDNQKHIPVMLHRAAVGSIERFLGILIEEFMGDFPLWLAPVQARVLPISEKFAEYAHKVERELVNAGVRCDIDESNEKLGYKFRQCELQKVPYKIIVGEKEMAEGKVSVNKRKEGDKGAMTVQEFLAMTEADRQVVR